A single Tenacibaculum sp. 190524A02b DNA region contains:
- the glmM gene encoding phosphoglucosamine mutase → MTLIKSISGIRGTIGGRIGNNLTPIDAVKFAAAYGTFILNKNKGKKKVKIVIGRDARISGKMITSLVANTLVGLGIDVLDLGLSTTPTVEVAVPIEKADGGIILTASHNPKQWNALKLLNEKGEFIDGEDGAEVLRLADSADLQFAEVDGLGIYKKKKNYIKKHIKEVLKLDLVDKKAIKKAKFKVVVDGVNSTGGIAVPMLLEELGVKCIKLYCEPNGEFPHNPEPLKEHLTDISELVVKKKADFGIVVDPDVDRLALISEDGSMFGEEYTLVACADYVLGKLGGGNTVSNLSSSRALRDVTEKHGGVYTASAVGEVNVVKKMKETGTVIGGEGNGGIIYPDSHYGRDSLVGIALFLSHLAKKKVSCKELRDSYPSYFMSKNKIQLTPKINVDELLVQMAEKYKNEEVNTIDGVKIDFTEEWIHLRKSNTEPIIRIYTESKSQEQADNLAERFIKEIQAIID, encoded by the coding sequence ATGACATTAATCAAATCTATATCAGGAATTCGAGGGACAATTGGTGGAAGAATTGGAAATAATTTAACTCCAATTGATGCAGTTAAGTTTGCTGCAGCTTATGGAACTTTTATTTTAAATAAAAATAAAGGAAAGAAAAAAGTAAAAATAGTTATCGGAAGAGATGCTCGAATTTCAGGTAAAATGATTACTAGTTTAGTGGCAAATACATTAGTAGGCCTAGGTATAGATGTACTAGATTTAGGATTGTCTACAACTCCTACGGTTGAAGTAGCTGTTCCTATAGAAAAAGCAGATGGAGGAATAATTTTAACAGCTTCACATAATCCTAAACAATGGAATGCCTTAAAACTATTAAATGAAAAAGGAGAGTTTATTGATGGTGAAGATGGAGCAGAAGTTTTAAGGTTAGCTGATAGTGCTGATTTACAGTTTGCTGAGGTTGATGGTTTAGGAATCTATAAAAAGAAAAAGAATTACATTAAAAAGCATATAAAAGAAGTTCTAAAGTTAGATTTAGTAGATAAAAAAGCTATTAAAAAAGCTAAGTTTAAAGTAGTAGTTGATGGTGTTAATTCTACAGGGGGGATTGCGGTACCAATGTTGTTGGAAGAATTAGGAGTAAAATGTATTAAATTATATTGTGAGCCTAATGGAGAGTTTCCTCATAATCCAGAACCACTAAAAGAGCATTTAACAGATATATCTGAATTGGTAGTAAAAAAGAAAGCGGATTTCGGAATTGTTGTAGACCCAGATGTTGATCGTTTAGCTTTAATATCGGAAGATGGTTCTATGTTTGGAGAAGAATATACATTAGTTGCTTGTGCTGACTATGTTTTAGGGAAGCTAGGTGGCGGAAATACAGTATCAAATTTATCTTCTTCAAGGGCATTAAGAGATGTTACCGAAAAGCATGGGGGTGTTTATACAGCTAGTGCAGTAGGTGAAGTTAATGTCGTGAAAAAAATGAAAGAAACGGGTACAGTTATAGGAGGAGAAGGAAATGGAGGTATTATTTATCCTGATTCTCACTATGGTAGAGATTCATTAGTTGGTATAGCTTTATTTTTATCGCATTTAGCTAAAAAGAAAGTTTCCTGTAAAGAGTTAAGAGATAGTTATCCAAGCTATTTTATGAGTAAAAATAAAATTCAGTTAACTCCCAAGATAAATGTGGATGAATTATTAGTTCAGATGGCTGAAAAGTATAAAAATGAAGAAGTGAATACAATTGATGGAGTAAAAATTGACTTTACTGAAGAATGGATTCATTTAAGAAAATCTAACACAGAACCAATAATTAGAATCTATACAGAATCTAAGTCTCAAGAACAGGCAGATAATTTAGCAGAAAGATTTATAAAAGAAATTCAAGCTATTATTGATTAA
- a CDS encoding aminotransferase class V-fold PLP-dependent enzyme codes for MSLEVYFNSFRNNIVGVNQTFKTPYGEKRLIYTDWTASGRLYKEIEEKLLYKFGPFVANTHTETSTSGAAMTLAYHKARNIIKRHVNANEDDVLITEGSGMTGVINKFQRILGLKVSESLKEYTQIPDEKRPVVFISHMEHHSNQTSWYETIADVEIVPCNSAGLVCLDKFEESIKKYQDRPIKIASIIAASNVTGIKTDYHKVAALIHKYNGLCFVDFACSAPYVDINMHPEKEDEYLDGIFFSPHKFLGGPGSSGVLLFNKKLYKNTIPDNPGGGTVTYTNPWGEHDYIDDVETREDGGTPAFLQTIRIALSMQLKEQMGTDNMEKREEEINAVMFECLENLSGVTILAPLHKQRLSIFSFYFQEYHFNLVVKLLNDRFGIQTRGGCSCAGTYGHYLLNVDQYSSHKIQDQIIEGCSMDKPGWIRLSMHPTITNEEVSYICDSLKELAENIENWSKDYHYDLSKDDYVHNTVEPVEKKLVSDWFAI; via the coding sequence ATGAGTTTAGAAGTTTATTTTAATTCGTTTAGAAATAATATTGTAGGTGTTAATCAAACCTTTAAAACACCTTATGGAGAAAAAAGGTTAATATATACAGATTGGACTGCGAGTGGTAGGTTGTATAAAGAAATAGAAGAAAAGTTGTTGTATAAATTTGGCCCTTTTGTAGCTAATACACATACAGAAACCTCTACGTCTGGAGCTGCCATGACATTAGCATATCATAAAGCTAGAAATATTATCAAAAGACATGTAAATGCAAATGAAGATGATGTATTAATTACTGAAGGTTCTGGAATGACTGGTGTTATCAATAAATTTCAGAGAATTTTAGGACTTAAAGTTTCGGAAAGCTTAAAAGAATACACTCAAATACCAGATGAAAAAAGACCTGTTGTATTTATAAGTCATATGGAGCATCATTCTAATCAAACTTCATGGTATGAGACAATCGCAGATGTAGAAATTGTACCTTGTAATAGTGCTGGTTTGGTTTGTTTGGATAAGTTTGAAGAGAGTATAAAAAAATATCAAGATAGACCCATAAAAATAGCTTCAATAATAGCAGCGTCAAATGTTACAGGTATAAAAACTGATTATCATAAGGTTGCTGCTTTAATACATAAGTACAACGGACTTTGTTTTGTTGATTTTGCATGTTCTGCACCCTATGTAGATATTAATATGCATCCTGAAAAAGAAGATGAATATTTAGATGGAATATTCTTTTCGCCACACAAATTTTTAGGTGGACCAGGAAGCTCAGGTGTATTATTGTTTAATAAAAAACTGTATAAAAATACGATTCCTGATAATCCAGGTGGTGGAACTGTTACTTACACTAACCCTTGGGGAGAGCATGACTATATAGATGATGTAGAAACTAGAGAAGATGGTGGTACACCTGCTTTTTTACAAACAATTCGTATTGCATTATCAATGCAACTGAAAGAGCAGATGGGAACGGATAATATGGAGAAAAGAGAAGAAGAAATTAACGCTGTTATGTTTGAGTGTTTAGAAAATTTATCAGGAGTTACAATATTGGCTCCTTTACACAAGCAAAGACTAAGTATTTTTTCCTTTTATTTTCAAGAGTATCATTTTAATTTGGTAGTGAAACTATTGAACGATCGATTTGGAATTCAAACTAGAGGAGGATGTTCATGTGCAGGTACTTATGGGCATTATTTATTAAATGTAGATCAATATTCTTCTCATAAAATTCAAGATCAAATTATAGAAGGTTGTAGTATGGATAAGCCAGGTTGGATTCGTTTATCAATGCATCCAACAATAACTAATGAAGAAGTTAGTTATATATGTGATTCGTTAAAAGAATTAGCAGAGAATATAGAAAACTGGTCTAAAGACTATCATTATGACTTGTCAAAAGATGATTATGTACATAATACTGTTGAACCAGTAGAAAAGAAACTTGTTTCTGATTGGTTTGCTATTTAG
- a CDS encoding M14 family zinc carboxypeptidase: MKILDISFLEENYLRIKENTLQGRWITFNEIKELFASLPSFIEYELIGESEREVPIYKLKLGNGSKKILMWSQMHGNESTGTKAVFDFLNFLKYESTTEIVKTILSNTEIHIIPMLNPDGAQAYTRVNSFGVDLNRDAVALQAKESKLLRKILDKINPEFCFNLHDQRTIFGVEGTKNPATISFLAPSEEESRKITDGRKETMNVIVVMNELLQKVIPNHVGRYTDEFYPTATGDNFQKLGHNTILIEAGHYPNDYERELVRKFNFYAILQGVYHISITEDFKIYEKYFSIPNNVKNFFDVIYRSKNNKKDIAYQYVEKIESNKFALDLVKEKEGDLSSYLSHKEFNINE, translated from the coding sequence ATGAAAATATTAGATATAAGTTTTTTAGAAGAAAACTACTTAAGGATAAAAGAAAATACCCTTCAAGGAAGGTGGATAACATTCAATGAAATCAAAGAATTGTTTGCTTCTTTACCAAGTTTTATAGAGTATGAATTAATAGGAGAGTCAGAGCGAGAAGTACCTATTTATAAACTTAAACTAGGAAATGGAAGTAAGAAGATTTTAATGTGGAGTCAGATGCACGGTAATGAAAGTACTGGAACTAAAGCAGTGTTTGATTTTTTAAACTTCCTTAAATATGAGTCAACAACTGAAATAGTAAAAACGATTCTTTCAAATACAGAAATACATATTATTCCAATGTTAAACCCAGATGGAGCTCAAGCTTATACAAGAGTTAACTCATTTGGAGTAGATTTAAATAGAGACGCTGTTGCTTTACAAGCAAAAGAAAGTAAATTACTAAGGAAGATTTTGGATAAAATAAATCCTGAGTTTTGTTTTAATTTACATGATCAAAGAACAATATTTGGAGTAGAAGGAACTAAAAACCCAGCAACAATTTCTTTCTTGGCTCCATCAGAAGAAGAGAGTAGAAAAATAACTGATGGAAGAAAAGAGACTATGAATGTAATAGTAGTTATGAATGAATTGTTGCAAAAAGTGATACCTAATCATGTAGGAAGATACACAGATGAGTTTTATCCTACCGCAACAGGAGATAATTTTCAAAAACTAGGTCATAACACAATTTTAATTGAAGCAGGTCATTATCCAAATGACTATGAAAGAGAGTTGGTAAGAAAGTTTAATTTTTATGCCATCCTTCAAGGAGTATATCATATATCAATTACAGAAGACTTTAAAATATATGAAAAATACTTTTCAATACCTAATAATGTAAAGAACTTTTTTGATGTAATTTATAGGTCAAAAAATAATAAAAAAGATATAGCATATCAGTACGTAGAAAAGATAGAAAGTAATAAATTTGCACTCGATTTAGTTAAAGAGAAGGAAGGTGACTTATCATCATATTTATCTCACAAAGAATTCAATATAAATGAATGA
- a CDS encoding Lrp/AsnC family transcriptional regulator: MKKFVLDEIDHQILDILIENARTPFTDIAKKLLVSAGTIHVRVKKMEDEGIIEGSTLTLNYEKMGYSFIAHVGVFLEKTSMTQHVLDNLRLIPNVTVAYVTAGKYNIFCKVRARSTNDAKDIIYRVDDIHGVNRTETMISLEESINDKKRLMHAIFKEI, from the coding sequence ATGAAGAAATTTGTATTAGATGAAATAGATCATCAAATCTTAGACATTTTAATAGAGAATGCTCGGACACCATTTACAGATATAGCCAAAAAATTACTTGTATCAGCAGGGACTATTCATGTTCGTGTTAAGAAGATGGAAGATGAAGGGATTATAGAAGGTTCTACCTTAACCCTTAATTACGAAAAAATGGGGTATTCTTTTATAGCTCATGTAGGTGTTTTTCTTGAAAAAACATCAATGACACAACATGTTTTGGATAACTTAAGACTTATTCCTAATGTAACAGTGGCTTATGTAACTGCTGGAAAGTATAATATTTTCTGTAAAGTAAGAGCAAGAAGCACAAATGATGCGAAGGATATTATTTATAGGGTGGATGATATTCATGGGGTTAACAGAACAGAAACTATGATATCATTAGAAGAAAGTATAAATGATAAAAAGCGTCTAATGCACGCAATTTTTAAAGAAATTTAA
- a CDS encoding metalloprotease, translated as MKNFKPFTLIFVASILFNSCNNNESTPVESPSSIELNSKHSHKECSFIDQYWGQNAYIGSTIVNQSETNFLKNQNNKIASVFNINPIPLYFAKGDGTANAISYGRGYIIFGEQLYNLALNRGGRISCAMVQAHEVGHQLQFRNNFPSRRENTARAGELEADAFAGYYIRKPNGYNATWTQAAPAYNFAGSIGDNNINSPNHHGTAAQRRSAFRLGYLLGQYNLSVGDFDYNFFYYYDNYVLPGNLRKGLKKPKDIRSDIHNFILSKIQELRKIRSGEISKEEYEKL; from the coding sequence ATGAAAAATTTTAAACCCTTCACACTAATATTCGTTGCTTCTATATTATTTAATAGTTGTAACAATAACGAATCTACTCCAGTAGAATCACCTTCTTCTATTGAACTAAACAGTAAACATTCTCACAAAGAGTGTAGCTTTATTGATCAATACTGGGGGCAAAATGCCTATATCGGTTCTACTATTGTGAATCAATCAGAGACTAACTTTTTAAAAAATCAAAACAATAAAATTGCTAGTGTTTTCAACATTAATCCAATTCCTTTATATTTTGCAAAAGGAGATGGTACGGCTAATGCCATTTCATATGGACGTGGTTATATTATTTTTGGTGAGCAATTATATAATTTAGCCCTAAACAGAGGCGGAAGAATTTCTTGTGCTATGGTTCAAGCTCATGAGGTAGGCCATCAATTACAATTTAGAAATAATTTTCCTTCAAGAAGAGAAAACACTGCTAGAGCTGGAGAGTTAGAAGCTGATGCTTTTGCTGGTTATTATATAAGAAAACCTAATGGTTACAATGCTACATGGACACAAGCTGCTCCTGCTTATAATTTTGCTGGTTCAATTGGAGACAATAACATAAATAGTCCAAACCATCATGGAACTGCAGCTCAGCGTCGCTCAGCTTTTCGTTTAGGTTATTTGTTAGGTCAATATAATTTATCAGTTGGTGATTTCGACTACAATTTCTTCTACTACTATGATAATTATGTTTTACCTGGTAATTTACGTAAAGGCTTAAAAAAACCTAAAGATATTAGATCAGATATACATAATTTTATACTCTCTAAAATACAAGAGTTACGTAAAATTCGCTCTGGAGAAATTTCTAAAGAAGAATATGAAAAACTATAA
- a CDS encoding pseudouridine synthase yields the protein MKVEIIYQDEYFICVTKPNNVVVHHAHHSRNVADEKSLLQLLLDQTGNKLYPIHRLDRKTSGIILLCKDKKFVSKFQQLFTQNQIEKAYLGVVRGHAPDKLIMDSPVKGRDAKIHKEAETELNTLQTITLNIPVKPYDTSRYSLVKLTPKTGRLHQLRIHTNKISHPLIGDPKYGDKNHNLMFIKEFSYENLFLHAYKLIFKHPFTNEELVLKSSLPEDWNDLLKKFDWEVY from the coding sequence TTGAAAGTTGAAATAATTTATCAAGATGAATATTTTATTTGTGTAACAAAACCCAATAACGTTGTTGTTCATCATGCACATCATTCTAGAAATGTTGCTGATGAAAAATCTCTTTTGCAATTACTTTTAGATCAAACTGGAAATAAACTCTACCCTATTCATAGACTAGATAGAAAAACTTCTGGTATTATTCTTTTGTGTAAAGACAAAAAATTTGTTTCCAAATTTCAGCAACTTTTTACTCAAAATCAAATCGAAAAAGCTTATTTAGGCGTTGTAAGAGGTCATGCTCCAGATAAACTCATTATGGACTCTCCTGTAAAAGGTAGAGATGCAAAGATACACAAGGAAGCGGAAACAGAGTTAAATACTCTTCAAACTATTACCTTAAATATTCCTGTAAAACCTTACGATACCTCTAGATATAGTCTAGTTAAATTAACTCCAAAAACTGGTAGATTACATCAATTACGAATACACACCAATAAAATTAGTCATCCATTAATTGGTGATCCTAAATATGGTGACAAGAACCATAATCTAATGTTTATTAAAGAGTTTAGTTATGAAAACTTATTTCTCCATGCTTATAAACTAATCTTTAAGCATCCTTTTACTAACGAAGAGCTAGTTCTCAAATCATCTTTACCTGAAGACTGGAATGATTTATTAAAAAAGTTTGATTGGGAAGTGTACTAA
- a CDS encoding multidrug effflux MFS transporter, producing the protein MQKSKDSSGLEFIFLMASLMSLVALAIDALLPALSQIGTSIKATNSEDKQLLITMIFLGLGFGQLISGPLSDSLGRKPIIYLGFLIFTIASFICITANSLETMIFGRILQGIGLSAPRTISIAMVRDSFSGNYMARIMSFIVVIFILVPVVAPSIGKVFLDFWGWKSIFTSQLIFGFIVMIWLWKRQPETLNENFKSKLSLSLFYSGFKEFIKFKQAVVFTLISGFITGSFMVYLSASQHIFEVQYNLIEEFPFIFACLAISVGLATFLNGKFVMKYGMFKLVYFFTIIFIIIPIIYIFLFSGNANPSISILLLFFGCQFFAIGFLFGNLRALAMEPIGHIAGVGAAFNGFISTIMAVPIATYIGKYITINVVPLFTGFLVCGVISFVLLVSVKNKFNH; encoded by the coding sequence ATGCAAAAATCTAAAGATTCCTCTGGTTTAGAGTTTATTTTTTTAATGGCTTCTTTAATGTCTCTTGTTGCTCTAGCAATTGATGCCCTCTTGCCCGCTTTATCACAAATAGGCACCTCTATTAAAGCTACTAATAGTGAAGATAAACAACTTTTAATTACTATGATATTTTTAGGCTTAGGTTTTGGCCAACTAATTTCTGGTCCTTTATCTGATAGTCTGGGAAGAAAACCTATTATCTATCTTGGCTTTTTAATCTTTACCATTGCTAGTTTTATATGCATTACAGCTAATTCTTTAGAAACTATGATCTTTGGAAGAATACTACAAGGTATTGGTTTATCAGCTCCAAGAACTATAAGTATAGCTATGGTTAGAGATAGTTTTAGTGGAAATTACATGGCCAGAATTATGTCTTTTATTGTTGTCATTTTTATATTAGTACCAGTAGTAGCGCCATCTATAGGTAAGGTATTTTTAGATTTTTGGGGATGGAAATCAATATTTACTAGCCAACTTATTTTTGGATTTATAGTAATGATTTGGCTATGGAAAAGACAACCCGAAACTTTAAATGAGAACTTTAAATCTAAACTTTCTTTATCTTTATTTTACAGTGGATTTAAAGAGTTTATTAAATTTAAACAAGCTGTTGTTTTTACACTTATTTCTGGTTTTATTACAGGGTCTTTTATGGTTTATTTAAGTGCTTCCCAGCATATATTTGAAGTACAATATAACCTAATTGAAGAATTTCCTTTTATTTTTGCCTGTTTAGCTATTTCTGTCGGGTTAGCTACCTTTTTAAACGGTAAATTTGTTATGAAATATGGAATGTTTAAACTTGTTTATTTTTTCACAATTATTTTCATAATTATTCCTATAATTTATATTTTCCTTTTTTCTGGAAATGCTAATCCTAGCATCTCTATTTTATTATTATTTTTCGGCTGTCAATTTTTTGCTATTGGTTTTTTATTTGGAAATTTAAGAGCTTTAGCCATGGAACCTATTGGACACATAGCAGGAGTTGGTGCTGCTTTTAATGGATTTATATCAACTATTATGGCTGTTCCTATTGCTACTTATATTGGTAAATATATTACTATAAATGTTGTTCCTTTATTTACAGGCTTTCTTGTTTGCGGGGTAATTAGTTTTGTTTTATTAGTCAGTGTAAAAAATAAGTTTAATCATTAA
- a CDS encoding RNA polymerase sigma factor, with product MKVKKSICEPKVFNEVYEEHSKTLYNFMYYKCGDKSLAEDFVQDSYVKLWGNCSKVLIEKAKSFLFTVANNLFLNHVAHNKIVLKHSSEHKKDYTNETPEFLIEEQEFLQKLKKAIADLPEKQREVFLLNRIDKKKYKEISEMLGISVKAVEKRMSLALKVLREKIGSNFK from the coding sequence ATGAAAGTAAAAAAATCAATTTGCGAACCCAAAGTATTCAATGAGGTTTATGAAGAGCATTCAAAAACCTTATACAACTTTATGTACTACAAATGTGGTGATAAAAGTTTAGCAGAGGACTTTGTACAAGACTCTTATGTTAAGTTGTGGGGTAATTGTTCAAAAGTACTCATAGAAAAAGCAAAATCTTTTTTGTTTACAGTTGCTAATAACTTATTTTTAAATCATGTAGCACATAATAAGATAGTTTTAAAACATTCTTCAGAACATAAAAAAGATTATACTAATGAAACTCCTGAGTTTTTAATTGAAGAACAAGAATTTTTACAAAAGCTTAAAAAGGCAATAGCCGATTTACCAGAAAAGCAAAGAGAGGTATTTTTGCTAAATAGAATAGATAAAAAGAAGTATAAAGAAATATCTGAAATGCTTGGAATATCTGTTAAAGCAGTTGAAAAAAGAATGTCTTTAGCATTAAAAGTATTGAGAGAAAAAATAGGGAGTAATTTTAAGTAG
- a CDS encoding FecR family protein codes for MKNNKNDDVFLARWLNQELTEEELAGFKESSDYSLYDKIAKVSAEFEAPEFEKEKVLGGIKAKLATTNIKEKKSKVIKMNWVYGAAASVLLLFSLFYYVNQPVCYKTGYGEQMAVTLPDGSEVILNSKSSIEYDENKWDAQRKINLSGEAFFKVEKGQKFSVLTEYGEVNVLGTQFNVNASNKFIEVHCFEGKVKVVSEEVESILTKGRAFRNMDKPEEWEILQSEPSWKNGETSFKSIPLKYVIRSIENQYGIEIKSTNLDLKQKFTGSFTHANLEVALKTVFEPMKIGVIFTDSKTVRLVKQ; via the coding sequence ATGAAAAATAATAAAAATGATGATGTTTTTTTAGCCCGATGGCTAAATCAAGAGCTTACAGAAGAGGAGCTTGCAGGCTTTAAGGAGTCTTCAGATTACTCTTTGTATGATAAGATAGCTAAAGTATCAGCTGAATTTGAAGCTCCAGAATTTGAAAAAGAAAAAGTTTTAGGAGGTATTAAAGCTAAGTTGGCTACTACTAATATTAAAGAAAAGAAGTCAAAGGTTATAAAGATGAACTGGGTTTATGGTGCTGCTGCTTCGGTATTACTTCTTTTTAGTTTATTCTATTATGTAAACCAACCTGTTTGTTATAAAACAGGGTATGGAGAGCAAATGGCAGTTACATTACCTGATGGTTCTGAGGTTATTTTAAATTCCAAGTCATCAATTGAATATGATGAGAATAAATGGGATGCTCAAAGAAAAATTAACTTGAGTGGAGAAGCTTTTTTTAAAGTAGAGAAAGGGCAGAAATTTAGTGTTTTAACTGAGTATGGAGAGGTTAATGTGTTAGGAACTCAATTTAATGTAAACGCAAGTAACAAGTTTATTGAAGTGCATTGTTTTGAAGGTAAAGTAAAGGTGGTTTCAGAGGAAGTAGAAAGTATTTTAACTAAAGGTCGTGCGTTTAGAAATATGGATAAACCTGAAGAGTGGGAAATATTACAATCTGAACCTTCATGGAAAAACGGAGAAACCTCGTTTAAAAGTATACCTTTAAAATATGTAATAAGGTCTATAGAAAATCAATATGGAATTGAAATAAAATCTACAAATTTAGACTTAAAACAAAAGTTTACAGGAAGTTTTACTCATGCTAATTTAGAAGTTGCTTTAAAAACTGTTTTTGAACCTATGAAAATAGGAGTTATATTTACAGACTCAAAAACAGTGAGATTAGTTAAGCAATAA